The Tenrec ecaudatus isolate mTenEca1 chromosome 4, mTenEca1.hap1, whole genome shotgun sequence region CACAACTTATTTCACAGAGGTTTGTGTATTCCATGATAAACATGTTCATTTTCCTCAACAGGTTCATAACCAAGTCATACCAAGCAGATGAATCCAGCCAACCATTCTCAGGTGACAAGCTTTGTATTTCTGGGGCTCTCTCAGATATGGGAGCTCCggttcctcttcttcattgtcttttcTGCAGTTTATCTTATGACTATAACTGGAAATCTACTCATTGTGGTGTTAGTAACATCGGACCCACGTCTACACACTACCATGTACTTTCTCTTACGCAATCTTTCTTTCCTGGACTTTTGCTATTCATCTATCACAGTGCCTAGGATGTTGGTGGACCTGCTCTCACACAGCCCTACCATTTCTTTTGGTGGATGCCTGacgcagctcttcttttttcactTCATTGGCGGCATCAAGATCTTCCTGCTGACTGTCATGGCATATGACCGCTACATCGCCATTTCCCAGCCCCTGCGCTACACACTTATTATGAACCATACAGTGTGTGGGTTCCTAATGGCAGCTTCTTGGGTCGGGGGCTTCATCCACTCCATTGTACAGATCGGGCTGACTGTCCGGCTGCCATTCTGTGGGCCTAACCAACTGGACAACTTTTATTGTGACGTGCCCCAGCTGATTAAACTGGCCTGCACGGACACCTTTGTTTTAGAACTTCTGATGGTGTCTAACAATGGGCTGGTGACCCTGGTGGGTTTTCTGGTGCTGCTGGGGTCTTACACAGCACTCTTAGTCATGCTCAAAAGTCACTCACAGGAAGGCCGCAGTAAGGCCCTTTCCACATGTGCCTCCCACATCGCTgtggtaactttaatatttgtgccTTCCATTTATATCTATGCAAGACCATTTCGAACTTTCCCAATGGATAAGGCTGTCTGTGTGCTGTACACAATGCTGACACCGATGCTGAATCCTGTCATTTATACACTGAGAAACAAGGACGTAATTTCAGCCATGAAGAAGCTAAGGAAGAGACAAAACTGCCTTCTTAATCACTCAGAGCACTGACCCTTAAGATTAGTAGAGGGAGGAATCCCGTGACTTACTTCAGGGCAACAACCTGGTTAGAAGGATTCATGGATTAGCTGGAAAAAAAACTTGCGTACTCCTGGAGGGCATTAGTCAGGTCCTGGAGATCTAATAGACTCTTGCTCAATCTTAATCAGTTAAAAGTTTCCTTCCTCCGTGGTATCATCTCTGATTCTGTTCTAAAGCTGttcttcctgtcttattacaaaACCTGACCCTTTTCCTGAAAGCATGTAACACACATTAGAACTACATACCTATTTGTACATTCAGTTGATTTTTGTTTGACAACCCTCCTGGACTAGAAATTCTGTAAATTTACAGTCATGTCCATTTTGCTTACTAGTGTAAATAGAGCCTTAAAATAAGAGAGGTGTCTATAGCAAGACACTTAAGGAGGCGCTCGTTCTCATGTTTGTGTAAGTATTAACCCTTCATTTAGATTATACTGGTGTTGAGTGCATCCTAAAATTTTTTGTGTTAATTACTCATTGATTTGCTCTAGTTATAGTCAGGCCAAGCACAGGGCCTGAAACATGTTAGGAatttaataatatttattaaaatagtgATTAAATGATTGTTCTGATATTCAGAAAATACAAAATAGAGTGAATTTAGACATTAGAGATATTCAAATGTTTTATTGGTCTTATAATTTTTCTCCTATAAGATTTCTGCAAGAGCTGCTAGTCAAAAAAAGAAgagtaaaattaaaataagatgaCTATTGGTTGCTACAGCCTGAATTTGCACACAGCAATCCTGATTAATCTTATTCGTAGTACTCAATCGAAATGGAAAGCTCCACCTCTGAATATTCATATTCTGTGCTCTCAGATTGGGTGCATGGAAAAGATACTGAAATAGTAGTAATGGTGGTTAAGACATATATGAATAAGAAGAGCTATTTCCCTGCATAAATACCACATGAGATGAAAGTATTTCAGCCTAAGGGAATTGtgcaaaaaaaccccaataagGTATATGTAATATGATCAGTTGAATGAGTTTTCTCTGTGTGGTATTAGAGCCACATTAAAGATTATAATAAGGAAAATGAAGTTTGACTTTACATTATATATTTACAAAGActaacattttattattaaaaataaaaaacattgaTTGAATGATTTTTaccttgtaatatatttttaaaatattaagtaaACCTTAATCTCtcaagctaacaggcacttttttCCTTGATACCCTCATAGACAACCTTGAAGCAGTGGGTCAATGTCATTGCAACATGTCTTCATCATCTTCTCATTGTGGAGATTGAACACGAAGGGTTTCAGGAAGAGATTAACAGAGTAGGTCAAGACAGAGCTTCCTTTGTTGACCACAATGGGCTGCACCTCTGACATGCAGATGTAGATGATGGAGCTGCTATAGATAATCATCACTGTAAGGGGTCAGGCACATATGGAGATGATTTTCTTCTTTCCAGCAGCTTTGGAGACCTTGGGAACAGTGGTCAGATGCAGGCAGAGAAGTAAGTAACATTGACAACAAGATCACAAAATCAGGAGCTCCAACATTAGGAGAGGCTTGGCCAAGATCAACTTGCACAAAAGTACTGGTCGGTGCATTCAAGTAGGctggttatgagaatgatgaagcAAAGGACTCAGGAATCCCATTAGCCAAGAGGTCAGCACCTGTTGGTAATGAATTCACTTATGCAGAAGGATCTCCTTGTGGAATCATCTGCAGATTGTCAGATAATTATCCAGATACAATGACTAAATAAAGATATTTCcagataaagaaaaatgaaaggaatagattaaaaacaagacaaaaataaaaacaagacaaaaattacacacacatacaggatcATTATGGACAAAGAATCAACAACAGTAGACAAACCTCAGTAAAACATGCAGGACAAAACCAGCTAGAAACCAGTCCaatgaaaacaacacagaaataaAGGAGGACCGAAGACACCAATAAAATCACACAAAAAAGCAAACATACACAGAGCAAAATGAGAGCAAAAAACCCATGcacataaataatgacactgaatgtcaaTGAATTAAATGCACCCATCAAGAGTCCGAGAGTGCAGACTTGATTAGAAAACAGGACCCATCTATAAGCTGTCTACAAGAGAGAAACCTTAATTTCAAAGACAATAATAGACTAAGAATTAAAGCATGGTGAAGAATCTTCCAAGCCAAtggcaaacattaaaaaaagcaGAGGTGGCAATATTAAACTTTGATAAAATAGACTTAAGGCAAGCAACATAACGAAACACAGAAATTAACAATACATAATGATTTTCATATAGTAGAACTACAAGATATAACCATATTACACATATCTGCACACACCCATGAGAGACCCTCTAAATATAATAATTAAACTCTGAGTTGAAGACAGAAAAAGTAGATATAAgtagaaataaattttatttatttatttaccattTTTAAGGAAAGAGAGATGTgatgaaagaaactcaataaggtAACAGAAGAGCTTAAACTGTAGAAATggttgatatgtgaattatgtaattGGTTTTTTAGAAGAGTAACAGGAGAGCTAAATAGTACAATTATCTATCTCGACTTCATAGACTTAAGATACACATACCAGCACTCTACCTGACACCAGTACATTATATAATATTTTCCAGTACACATGGTACATCCTCCAGGTAGATCAGGGTAGATCACATGTTAAGTCACAATACAAGCCTtacttaattaattaaaaaatactgaGGTCCCAAAACTCcacaaaactggaaatcaacaagagAAAGAACAAGAGCCAAAATTCAAACACAGAGAACGAACAATAGACTACATTAAAACAAATGGAGAGTAGGTAATAAAggaatgaaattaagaaattcttTGAAAGAAACAAGATCAATAACATAACATACCCAAATCTTGGGAGCCAGCAAAAACATATTTTAGACGTAAATTTATCGTAATCAATTCACACATGAATTACAGAGGAGAAATCCAAAGTCAACACCTTAACACAACACCAATAACCagaacaagagcaacaacatATATCCTCCAACATtggagaaaataaatcataaagattatatcagaaataaacaaattagaaaacagaaaaataatggaaaaaatcaaggaaacaaaaagttggttctttggaagAATTAATAAATCTGACAAActgctggcaaacttaacaaagaaaacaagaaaagaattAAATATCTAGAATTAAAAACGAAAagggtgacatcacaacagattcAAATGAACTAAGAATTATAAGTACTAATATGGAAGATTGTAGTCTAAAAGTTTTATAACCAAGAAAATATGGACAAATGCCTAGAAATCACTAGCTATCTGTGGTGGATACACAATTTCCTGTCAGCTTAATAAATAGTGACGGGGTGGAATTTAGTCTGCCAGTCAAGTCACAGCCTGTTTGGTGCCTACTGGTGAGAATGAGCTTCTCATGAGGACTCTGTGAACTTCCTATCTTTTGACCTGGAAGtgagccacacactctctctgtttcaccttcctcctgtttaGTCATCATTAAGAAAGCTGGAGGAGGCAATTGGAGACacatgccagcattgagatgttttctcgatatacaattgctctttgaaagaaagctctctcttacacatatatgagtgtctctagatgtgttgctctagtcaacccagcctaacacactagtGAAATTAATGTTAATAGATGTAGAAAACCATAATAGACCCCTAactaaagaagaaagagaggccATCAAGAAAATCTGAACCAAGAAAATCCCAGGACTAGATGACTTTACAGGGGAGTCCTACCAAGTATTAAGTGAAGAGCTGTCAGTAATTCTACACAAATTATTGTAGACtatagaaaaggagagagagctcTCAAACACATCCTATGAAGGGACCACAACACTAATGTCAAAACCAGGCATGAACaaaagatgcaaaaattctcaccaAAATTCTGTCCAGTACAACAACACATCACAAAAATAATTCACAGTCATCAAGTAGGATTCTTACCAGGCATACAAGGATCTTCCAACATTAGAAAACCAATCAATATAatccatataaacaaaatagagAATAAGAACTTCATGATCATATCACGACATGCAGAAAAGACATTGGACactatccaacacccatttctgacTAAAATACACAACAAAATAGTAATTGAGTGGATGTTCCTTAAAATAACAAAGAATATTTATGAAAGACCAATGTCAAACATCATACTCAATGGGAATAAACTGGAAACATTTCCCTTGAGAACtaaaaccagacaaagatgccctgaATCACAACTGTTAGTCAACATCCTGACAGAAATCTTAACCCAAACCATTAGAGAACAAAAATATGAAACTCTCACTATTTACAAATGATATGGTTTTaatatagaaaatcccaaagactccACAGAAACAATGTAGAGAAAGAAATCTATTAGATTCCTCTGTAACAGTAAAAAGAACACTGAAAAAAGATGTTAAAGTAATACCATTTTTTGACagacacacaaaagatgaaatcctGAGgaagcaaaagacctgaacaaagaaaactacagaaagcaattacaagaaacaaacaaaaaggcctacataaatgaaagaatacacagtGTTCGTggatgttattgttattgttaggtgccgtgtGAAAAGACACATGCTTTTCCATGTTGATTCCAGCATAGTTCGCAATAACTAGAATCTGGAACAACCCAGGTCCACCAGTATAAGAAtgtataaagaaactctggtacgcaCACATAGTGAAATATTATGAATCcctaaaaaacaatgatgaaactatGAAACAT contains the following coding sequences:
- the LOC142447097 gene encoding olfactory receptor 4D5-like — protein: MNPANHSQVTSFVFLGLSQIWELRFLFFIVFSAVYLMTITGNLLIVVLVTSDPRLHTTMYFLLRNLSFLDFCYSSITVPRMLVDLLSHSPTISFGGCLTQLFFFHFIGGIKIFLLTVMAYDRYIAISQPLRYTLIMNHTVCGFLMAASWVGGFIHSIVQIGLTVRLPFCGPNQLDNFYCDVPQLIKLACTDTFVLELLMVSNNGLVTLVGFLVLLGSYTALLVMLKSHSQEGRSKALSTCASHIAVVTLIFVPSIYIYARPFRTFPMDKAVCVLYTMLTPMLNPVIYTLRNKDVISAMKKLRKRQNCLLNHSEH